From the genome of Ziziphus jujuba cultivar Dongzao chromosome 4, ASM3175591v1:
ttttaggaacaaacattaaaaatacCACTCAGATTAGTTTATTAAAAGCAAATATAGTCTCATTACACTAATCGtgtaatttaaaacataatacgataccatatatatatatatatataagagcagGGGCATGGACCAAAGATACATGTCCCGTGATTTTATTCACGCatgcttattatatatataatataatataaccaaGAGCACTCTTTTAGTTGTGAGGTTTGGCTTCAGGCTCAGCATCAACAGCTTCACCAGCATAGGAACAGCACCTTGAGTAGCCTCTTCCATGGTAGCTACGCCTACAACAACCATAGTAGCAACCGCCGCCACCACCACGGCCGGGATAGCCTCCTCCACCATGGCTAGGATGGCTGCCTCCGCCACCACCATGGCCAGGGTAGCCACCTCTGCCACCATTATAACCACCTTGACCACCATTGTATCCACCTCGACCGCCATTATATCCTCCACCAGATTCACCAGATTCACCATATTTTGATTCATTCAATCCATTGGCCTCTTCTATTGGCATATCCATACAAATATGTTACATGAAGACAAGGGCGTTAAGGCCAaagattattataattaataagcaCTAAATTCAACTAGTATATGGTCCATAAAATTTTATGTAGTAAAGTATATAGTAATGTAATTCCAATTTCGGAAATGGaagtattaattaataatttgctaATTTTGAACCATGACAGGACCATGgtgtattaatattatatttgtctttttgaatttataatgaGAACTAATTAAGAAAGTAGCTCACcaattttgttgttggtggAAGTCTGTGCTGCAAGGTCTCTAGCGGACACTTCGGAAGAAATGAAAAGCACAACTGCGAATACAAGACCtaggaaaattaaaattctGGAACCCATTTTTTTCCCTTACCAATAGACTGAAtatggaaagaaagaagaaactacTAATGGAAAAGGATGAGAAAATGGGGGatggttttttttggtatatatagGCTGAGAAAGGGCGATTTGAAGGTGTTTTTAGATTAGTAGATAATTGAATTGTGCAACATGTTTTTTATGACCTCACAATGGCCTGGTTGGTAATTAAGGAGCATTTATTACCATTTATTCTGTCTTATCCTTCTTTGACTGAATTTTTCACTAATTTACtggttaatttgtttttatttaattttaccaCAGTTATAAGATGATATTCTAGAAACTCACCTTATATCAAGAACATgctgttagattttatggatctaaatatacataataaattccattaatcataaattactaacctctaaccgcagccattgataaattaaatatttaatcatgcaaaatagaaaacaatgtaaagtagtgcctatagacacactactctcaaaccactctcagatctctgaaaaccctaataacAAAATACcgtatgatatatatttgtttgcttgccctagaccttttataatCTCTacaagtcacacttacccatgaattttaacacacacaaaatactaataatataataataaaaaaatatgggtaTGTCATTGGGCTTATGAAGaaagttggtcctccagtctaatgggccaactggagtcttatagaaaaTGTGTGACCAatggccctactacaaaataataaattaagccagtctcattaatggcataaataggccctgtaagtgagtaattgattatgctaagtccacaaattatttatttatttaacattctcccacttggactgcataatcatcatcatatatataatccaaactcacttactacagaatctctcgaaccataataccatttcatctaaatatatagcataccgacagggcacaacaatatactagactaggcagtatagattctctcagtaaatctcccaaaacatgataccatttcaattgagcactttgcatgccataaactcagtctaggtagtataGATTTAACTAACCACGTGCAATCCCTCAACACACAAATACCATTTCACCTGAACACATTGTGTATCGAcaagatacaacaatatacccaaactaggtagtagggactcaccatggcacctgtggatcaacatacacatatatatatagactaatagtctcaacaggcctgtaaacataggagcaataatatgtgtaataaatcatcttataaacatataatgatccacatacatcaatgtatcaaaatactcaaataaataaataatactcaacatggatattactgcagaaattataacaaactcccactgacccacagcagtcttagctgtctaacaatcccataccggacacatgctcctcaaatatgcctacaggtaaggccttggtcagtggatctaccACCATGCTGTAAGTAGGAGTGTGAACTATAGTAATGAAGCGTTCTTCAACTTTTTCCTTAACCATAAAATACTTAACATCAATGTACCTCGCACCaggggtaccttttaaattatcgGAGAAAGATACTGCTGCAGTATTGTCATAATAcgtcataataggcctctcaatggagtcaaccactcctaaatcatgaataaaattccgaAGCCAGactgcatgacgagtagcctcataacatgccacatactctgcctccatagtcgaggatgctgtcactgattATTTGGCACTGTGCCAAGATACAACActtcctgccatgataaatatatatctagtggtagatttcttattatcgacacaacctttataatctgcatcattataaccaacaacatctagggagttggtacgtcgatatgtcaacatatgatctttagtactctgaaaatacctaaagaccttcttaactgcttgctaatgaataggaccaggattgctcataaatctaccaagcacacccacaacaaaagctatatcaggccgtgtacatacttgagcataAATCAAACTAtccactgctgaagaatagtgAACATTTCTCATCACcatcctctctttatcattcttgggacattgatccttagaaaatcttTCACCCTTTGTGATCGGTACACTtctaggagaacaattatgcatatcaaatctcttaaggattctatcaatgtAGACTctttgagacaattgcaacacgTAATTAATcttatctcgaacaatcttgatgcccaaaacaaaagaaacctcttcaagatctttcatatcaaaatggttgcacaacatctgctttgtctcagctaacAGGTTAGTGTCATTAGTaaccaaaagtatgtcatcaacatacaacaccagaaatataaaactgctcccactgacctttatatatatgcatctatcaacaacattctccttgaaaccattttgcatGACagcctcatcaaacttaagataccattgcctcgaagcctgcttaataccataaattgactttttaagcttacaaaccaaatgaCCATTCCTTGTTTGCTGGAAGCccactggttgaaccatatacacatcttcaaataaatcaccattcagaaaagcagttttgacatccatctgatgcaactctaggtcataatgtgccacaatttccataatgattctaaaagaatcctttgtggatacaagAGAGAATGTCTTtgtgtaatcaattccttccttctagcTAAACCCTTTgcctacaagtctagccttatacctttctacttgaccattagagtatcttttagtcttaaagacccatttgcaccctataggcttgctacccaatggtaactcaaccaaatcccaaacaccacttgatgccatggatttcatttcatcttccattgcatccaaccaagaatttgagtgcgaactgcttatggcttccttataagtgactggatctgaatcatcatttatgtcaaaatcatatttctgcaagtaaacctcatagtcatcaggaatagctgacctCCTATCCTTTGTGACCTTCTCAAAGGCACATCAGCATCTACATTAGCTGGGATATTCTGCTCCTCAATGATGGGTTCATCCTgatcaactactggttcatcaactactggattaatAATATCTTTGTCAAGAACTACAACACtgggaatgaatacatttttttctctaaattgaggctcccttggaccattactatcatcaaatccaaaatcatcttcaaaataaatagcccTGTCTAATTCAACAATTCTCGTGGTGTGAGATGgtcaaaagaatcttgaacccctagatcctatataatagccaacaaaatacccacttatagttttaggatccaacttcttaacttggggattataaatccttacttcagctttgcaatcCCATACTCGAAAAtaatgcaaattaggctttctcccTGACCACAGCTCAAAAAGAGTCTTAGGAAcagatttacttggaacttgattcaaaatataagcagccgtccttaaagcctctccctacaagtaatctggcaaactagaatttgccaacatagatcgtaccatgtccaacaaagtgcgatttctcttctcagctatgccattctgCTATGGTATAccaggcattgtatattgcgcatcaatgccacactcacgtaaataaattgcaaatggCCCTGGGTTccgtccagtctcatcatatctgccataaaattcaccacctttatcagacctcacagcctttatcttcttattcttttgaagctccatctttaccttaaactccttaaaagtAACTAAAGAATCTAACTTCTTacggataagctcaacatgtccataacgagaaaaatcatcaataaaggtaataaaatacctataaccacccaaagtagTTGGAGTGAaaggtccacatacatcaatatagattaattccaaaacatctccacaccttactatcttatcctttctaacTTTGGAAATtagcttccctttcacacattctacACAAGTCGACGGAtcggagaaatcaagattagcaagtattccatccttcactaacctttccatcctgtgtctagaaatatgtcccaaatgcttatgccacaacattgaagaattatcattaactcttggacgtttagaagcaataataggggcaacaacaaaattaatagaagaattgagaccattactaaataaatcaagtccatataaattgccacataaagttccaaaaccaacaactttatcatccttatacatctcaactttattatttccaaacaaaaaactaaaaccttgactatccaaaagtgaaatagataacaaattcttcctaattgagggtacatatgaaacttcttgtaatcctaaaacatatccagtggcaagcttcaatgtgattgttcccatgatatccaccttcactcttgagttATCTCctatataaacatgctgctcaagattggttggccccTTTTGCtttatcatcccctgcaatgaattagtaacatgaattgttgctccagtatcaAACCACTAagtattcataggcacatcaataatattagtctcaatcattaaagtattacctttcttttcttgctttcccttcAATGCCAACATTCTATCTTCTTGTATCCAACTTTGTTGCAGTAGCCACACTTTCCATTGAAGTAGGCTTTCCTTTCCTCTATGTGATGAGCTCCATCCCTAGGCACTTTTGGCTTtataccagaaaacttcttcttGTTGGACTTAAATCCTTGTCTAGACATAAATCATTGTCCAAGCTTAAATCCTTGTCCAGGCTTAAATCCTTGTCCTTTCTTTGGAAAACcctcttggacttatctacttGATGTGAAACTATAGCAACAGATATTAACCTACTGAGCTTAATATCATCTTCCTCTTTTACAAGAATAGCAGTtaattcctccaaactacatcattctttcttagtattcaaactagaccttatattatcaaactgagaTGGAAGACTCTTCATTATCGAATAAGTCAAGAAGAAAGTAACATAAtgtggtcccttactcctttaattccatcatatttagtattattcaaaaggttcaactaatgatgcttctcattcatgtcaaacttgataaatttctttcctatctcttcaagaagttcctttgtAGTTTCCACCTTTTGAATACTTGCATAAATTGATTCGTCCATATAATTTTCTATCATCATtatgcagcacttattagaatgcctccaatcctcataaagtttcctatTCGCTACACTACTGTGAGATctcacatcagttggaaagggaaacgaagcatgccttaaaagagggtgtggatacctttcccttgcgacgcgttttgaTAAAACAGTGCGGGCTGGGCCTAAAGctgacaatatcgcatgcgggtggtttggactgggctgttacagatggtatcggAGCTAGTACCctgatcggtgtgccagcgcgGACGccggccccaaggggggaggattgtgagatcccacatcggttggaaaggggaacgaagcatgccttaaaagagggtgtggatacctttcccttgcgacgcaTTTTGATAAAATCGTgcgggctggacccaaagcggacaatatcgcatgtgggtggtttggactgggctgttacactacTCTCATTAGTTGGTATATCTGGTGGATCGATCTCTAAAGCCAAATCtaatttcataaatgtcaaattcataactaaagtcttcttccacttctaatagtttgtcccatccaatttcatcatggcagtcataggcagaacattcaggatgctactaactgtgaaaatagtaagcacaataaaacatttaagatatataaaacaataactattttccagccccttaacacaaaacataaaatatcaatatcgctagggtctttgtagcactaaagataccctttcgcgggccagggacagtcaaccaaataaccataatcaaatgcattgaactgaatcaccgacagggtaACTCAGAACCTGCGATTTATGGCATTCAAATAAACTTCCACTaccattccaggcgtcatataaagcaactaaaactaccaacagggtagcctagttacctGTATAGACCTTGGTTAAAAAGtaggaaaaaataacaaattggcaatttcatgaaataggaaaatataaaacatcttatccactatgccaacaaacattacattggtacacataatgtagataaaataaatcTCACGACATTTGAGTACCtaaaattccacactactataccaactaggcacaaagcctcctTAGAGAAAGCTAACACAATCAATTTACCAAGCATAGATAtgtaatttaattcaataaaattggaatgaaataaataaatgaatgacatcccttttttttttggctgctgacgtcagcaaatgACACATCATGCTGACATTAGCACCAAGGCTCCAAACGGCATGccgtttctttcttcttcttcacccaacCAGGTCACGGGTGACCTGGTTCCAGTCCAAACGCGTCACGCGATCCGCTATTTTCACTCGACTTTATCTTGCCGTTCTTGCCATTGTTTTCAACGATTCCGGCGGCTTTAGGTTCTTCCGGTTACGGGAAATTGTTTCCCCAAttgaatttgaataaaaaaacctCCAAAGTTTAACACCCAAACAAGATGAATTCGGGCTTTAAACAGGAATTTTCAGATCCAATTTCGAAGTTTTCAGTCCAAATTAACTCAAAAAACTAATTCCATTTGACTTAGAGAACAAGAACAACAATACCCAGATCAAAAATTCATACAAAACACAATTTtctcaatattttccaaaagcaatatatggttgaaaattttacaatttttattttattttattattttattattattattattattgagtaTATAAAAGTTGGATTATATTTCACAGACAATCAACATATAATATCTGATTAATAAAGGAAGagcaaacaataataaaaataaatatcatgtaaTCAATGTACAGATCATCAATGGCCGAATATATGCTTTTCAATCCGATCATCCTAGATACAACGAAGACTAATcacaaagaaatttattatgcatattaaccatacTCTGAtatcaattgttagattttatggatctaaatatacataataaattccattaatcataaattactaacctccaaccgtagccattgataaattaaatatttaatcttgcaaaatagaaaacaatgtaaagtagtgtcTATGGATACACTACTCTTAAACCACTTTTAGATctttgaaaaccctaatatcaaaataccgtatggcatatatttgtttgcttgctctagaccttttatagtctctgcaagtcacacttacctATGAATTTTAacaacacaaaatactaataatttaataatataataatagaaaaatatgggtaagtcattgggcttatgaagagagttggtcctccagtctaaCGGGctaactggagtcttatagagagtatgTGACAAACGGCCGTactacaaaagaataaaataaaccagtcccattaatggcataaataggccctgtaagtgagtaattgattatgctaagtccacaaataatttatttatttaacacatGCAAATTATAACtcttgtttaatatatattaattaaagtaTGTTATGGTAGAATTTATAAGCCATGCTTGCATGTCGCTTAGCTTAAAGGGGTAACCTTTTAGGTTAACCACAATttaccaattatatatatatatatatatatatatcaaacttcccaaaaacaataaaaaataaaaaatgggaaTCAAGTTGGaggtaaagaaaaaagaatagtcGTATATAATTGTTGTTTCCTTTTCATGCAGTTGTACCATAAATTCTATTCTAAAAAGTCAAAACTCCACAAAAATGAAGGATAATTAAAATCCGTTTAATGAGCATTGAGCAAGTTATATGAACGCTATAATTTCTTAgtgaaaaggggaacgaaaaTACAGCAAATGCATGGTTGGgaggaaagaaaatattatctAGGAAGTCATAAAGCTTTCTAACAACTGCCTAGGAGGTTCCACGTATACATGCATGGATATGGATATGTGGATATCACTAGCTAGTTTTgtcttatatattaattttttcatgatTACATGCTATTAATTGCATTTATACCTACAATATGTATCCTACTCTCAAACCTTCTGTATTCTATCTCAGACCTTCTGCTATAtgttcgtgtatatatatatatatatatatacacttggaAATCCTCTCAAGAATATTAGATGGTCTCATTTAGGGAAATTTTAGCGAGCAATTTTCAGAGAAAATTCAATGGAATTTTATCTGAATCAGGAACAATCAATGCATacaatacaaaattaataatatcttaatatatatagataaagccACA
Proteins encoded in this window:
- the LOC107417388 gene encoding cold and drought-regulated protein CORA, with product MGSRILIFLGLVFAVVLFISSEVSARDLAAQTSTNNKIEEANGLNESKYGESGESGGGYNGGRGGYNGGQGGYNGGRGGYPGHGGGGGSHPSHGGGGYPGRGGGGGCYYGCCRRSYHGRGYSRCCSYAGEAVDAEPEAKPHN